The Benincasa hispida cultivar B227 chromosome 9, ASM972705v1, whole genome shotgun sequence genome has a segment encoding these proteins:
- the LOC120086156 gene encoding adenine nucleotide transporter BT1, chloroplastic/mitochondrial-like, whose protein sequence is MGRKGTQVLAYKRDGFFSVFDLGSQWSIQEGHFHPGGLFASVGQMGVGFGISPNSSNSDDTNSLYTNLCMKYVPSAEAVNVEETFLKKNKNKKKGGFQLRIKVENPSLRRLISGAIAGTVSNTCVAPLETIRTHLMVGNSGHSVTEVFNDIMKNDGWKGLFRGNLVNVIRVAPSKAIELFAFDTVNKNLSPRPGEEPKIPIPASLVAGACAGVSATLCTYPLELLKTRLTIQRGVYDGLVDAFIKILQEKGPAEFYRGLAPSLIGVIPYSATNYFAYDTLRKAYRKVFKQEKIGNIQTLLIGSAAGAISSSATFPLEVARKQMQVGVLSGRQVYKNVIHALISIVEREGIRGLYRGLGPSCIKLVPNAGISFMCYEACKRILVDKDDEN, encoded by the exons ATGGGTCGTAAAGGAACTCAAGTTTTAGCCTATAAGAGAGATGGGTTTTTCTCCGTCTTCGATTTGGGCTCCCAATGGAGTATCCAGGAAGGACACTTCCACCCTGGAGGCTTATTCGCCAGTGTCGGTCAGATGGGTGTCGGATTCGGCATCTCACCGAATTCTTCAAATTCGGATGACACCAATTCTCTGTACACCAATTTGTGTATGAAATATGTTCCTTCTGCTGAGGCTGTTAATGTTGAGGAAACGTTTTTgaagaagaacaagaacaagaagaagGGTGGTTTTCAATTGAGAATTAAGGTTGAAAATCCTTCACTGAGGAGGTTGATAAGTGGTGCAATTGCTGGAACAGTGTCAAACACTTGTGTGGCGCCATTGGAGACCATAAGGACTCATTTAATGGTGGGTAATAGTGGCCATTCTGTCACAGAGGTGTTCAATGATATTATGAAGAATGATGGGTGGAAGGGATTGTTTAGGGGGAATTTGGTCAATGTTATTCGGGTTGCACCCAGCAAAGCGATTGAG CTTTTTGCTTTTGATACAGTCAACAAGAACCTATCGCCCAGACCAGGGGAGGAACCAAAAATTCCAATCCCTGCTTCATTAGTTGCTGGAGCCTGTGCTGGAGTTAGTGCAACCCTCTGTACATACCCCCTCGAGTTGCTCAAAACCCGATTAACCATACAG AGAGGCGTTTATGATGGTCTGGTAGATGCTTTCATAAAGATACTTCAAGAGAAGGGGCCTGCAGAATTCTATAGAGGCCTTGCTCCTAGTTTGATTGGAGTGATTCCTTATTCTGCCACCAATTACTTTGCTTACGACACATTGCGGAAAGCCTACCGGAAGGTCTTCAAGCAAGAAAAAATTGGCAACATTCAAACCCTTTTAATAGGATCAGCTGCTGGTGCCATTTCGAGCAGTGCAACGTTCCCGCTGGAGGTAGCTCGCAAGCAGATGCAAGTTGGGGTTCTCAGTGGAAGACAAGTCTACAAGAATGTTATTCATGCGCTTATAAGCATAGTTGAAAGGGAAGGGATTCGGGGCTTATATAGAGGGCTTGGCCCCAGCTGCATCAAGCTAGTGCCTAATGCAGGCATTTCATTCATGTGTTATGAAGCTTGCAAGAGGATTCTTGTAGACAAAGATGATGAAAATTAG
- the LOC120086155 gene encoding cellulose synthase A catalytic subunit 1 [UDP-forming], which translates to MEANAGLVAGSYKRNELVRIRHDSDSGPKPLKNINSQTCQICGDTVGLTASGDVFVACNECAFPVCRPCYEYERKDGNQSCPQCKTRYKRHKGSPRVDGDDDEDDVDDIENEFNYMQGSSKTKRQWHGEDAELSTSARHESQPIPLLTNGQSVSGEIPCATPDNQSVRTTSGPLGPPEKHMQSHPYVDPRQPVPVRIVDPSKDLNSYGLGNVDWKERVEGWKLKQEKNMMQMTSRYTEGKGDMEGTGSNGEELQMADDARQPLSRVVPIPSSHLTPYRVVIILRLIILGFFLQYRLTHPVKDAYPLWLTSVICEVWFALSWLLDQFPKWSPVNRETFLERLALRYDREGEPSQLAPVDVFVSTVDPLKEPPLVTANTVLSILAVDYPVDKVSCYVSDDGSAMLTFEALSETAEFARKWVPFCKKHHIEPRAPEFYFAQKIDYLKDKIKPSFVKERRAMKREYEEFKVRINALVAKAQKMPEEGWTMQDGTPWPGNNPRDHPGMIQVFLGHSGGLDTDGNELPRLVYVSREKRPGFQHHKKAGAMNALIRVSAVLTNGAYLLNVDCDHYFNNSKALKEAMCFMMDPAYGKKTCYVQFPQRFDGIDLHDRYANRNIVFFDINLKGLDGLQGPVYVGTGCCFNRQALYGYDPVLTEADLEPNIIIKSCCGSRKKGRNKKYIDKKRAAKRTESTIPIFNMEDIEEGVEGYDDERSLLMSQKSLEKRFGQSPVFIAATFMEMGGIPPSTNPATLLKEAIHVISCGYEDKTEWGKEIGWIYGSVTEDILTGFKMHARGWISIYCMPPRPAFKGSAPINLSDRLNQVLRWALGSIEILLSRHCPIWYGYNGRLKLLERIAYINTIVYPITSIPLIAYCMLPAFCLLTGKFIIPEISNFASMWFILLFVSIFATGILELRWSGVSIEDWWRNEQFWVIGGTSAHLFAVFQGLLKVLAGIDTNFTVTSKASDDDGDFAELYVFKWTSLLIPPTTVLIMNMVGIVAGVSYAINSGYQSWGPLFGKLFFALWVIVHLYPFLKGLLGRQNRTPTIVIVWSILLASIFSLLWVRIDPFTSASTKAANGQCGINC; encoded by the exons ATGGAAGCAAATGCGGGATTGGTGGCTGGATCTTACAAGAGGAATGAGCTTGTTCGGATTCGCCACGATTCCGATAGTGGG CCTAAACCTCTGAAGAATATAAACAGCCAAACATGTCAAATATGTGGTGACACGGTTGGTCTTACGGCCTCTGGTGATGTCTTTGTTGCTTGCAATGAATGTGCCTTTCCCGTTTGTCGTCCCTGTTATGAGTATGAGAGGAAAGATGGAAACCAGTCTTGCCCTCAGTGCAAGACTAGATACAAGAGGCACAAAG GGAGTCCTCGTGTTGATGGTGATGATGATGAGGATGATGTGGATGACATTGAGAATGAGTTTAATTACATGCAAGGAAGTAGCAAGACTAAACGACAGTGGCATGGGGAAGATGCTGAACTATCTACTTCTGCGAGACATGAGTCTCAACCTATACCACTCCTTACAAATGGCCAATCA GTGTCAGGAGAAATTCCTTGTGCTACCCCCGACAATCAATCAGTGCGAACCACATCTGGTCCTTTGGGTCCTCCAGAAAAGCATATGCAGTCCCATCCATATGTTGACCCACGGCAGCCAG TTCCTGTGAGAATTGTGGACCCATCAAAGGATTTGAATTCTTATGGCCTTGGGAATGTTGACTGGAAGGAAAGAGTGGAAGGTTGGAAACTGAAACAAGAGAAAAACATGATGCAGATGACAAGTAGGTACACTGAAGGGAAGGGGGACATGGAGGGCACTGGGTCAAATGGAGAAGAACTTCAAAT GGCTGATGATGCTAGACAACCTTTGAGTCGTGTCGTTCCTATTCCATCCTCTCACTTGACCCCATATCGTGTTGTGATCATACTTCGTCTTATTATTCTGGGCTTCTTCTTACAGTACCGTTTGACACACCCTGTGAAGGATGCATACCCCTTGTGGTTAACATCAGTTATTTGTGAAGTTTGGTTTGCCCTTTCCTGGCTTCTGGATCAGTTTCCAAAATGGTCTCCTGTCAATCGTGAGACCTTCCTTGAAAGACTTGCGCTAAG ATATGATCGTGAAGGAGAACCATCACAGTTAGCTCCTGTTGATGTCTTTGTTAGTACAGTGGATCCGCTCAAAGAGCCTCCACTTGTCACCGCAAACACTGTGCTTTCCATACTTGCTGTGGACTACCCAGTGGACAAAGTCTCCTGCTATGTATCAGATGATGGTTCAGCAATGCTCACTTTTGAAGCGCTCTCTGAAACTGCAGAATTTGCAAGGAAGTGGGTACCCTTTTGCAAGAAGCACCACATTGAGCCAAGGGCCCCTGAATTTTATTTTGCTCAAAAAATAGACTACTTGAAGGACAAGATTAAACCTTCTTTTGTCAAAGAGCGGCGAGCAATGAAG AGAGAGTATGAAGAATTCAAGGTCCGGATCAATGCGCTTGTTGCCAAAGCACAAAAGATGCCTGAGGAAGGTTGGACCATGCAGGATGGAACGCCATGGCCAGGAAACAATCCCAGGGATCATCCTGGAATGATACAG GTTTTCTTAGGCCACAGTGGAGGTCTTGATACTGATGGCAATGAACTACCACGACTTGTTTATGTTTCTCGTGAGAAGCGACCAGGTTTCCAGCACCACAAGAAAGCTGGAGCCATGAATGCATTG ATCCGAGTTTCTGCCGTGCTTACTAATGGAGCATATCTTTTGAATGTCGATTGTGATCACTACTTCAACAACAGCAAAGCTCTCAAGGAAGCCATGTGTTTCATGATGGACCCTGCTTATGGGAAGAAAACATGTTATGTACAATTCCCACAACGTTTTGATGGCATTGATTTGCACGATCGATATGCCAATCGCAACATAGTCTTTTTTGAC ATAAACTTGAAGGGGTTGGATGGCCTCCAGGGTCCGGTGTATGTGGGAACTGGTTGCTGTTTCAATCGGCAAGCTTTATATGGTTATGATCCAGTTCTGACTGAGGCAGATTTGGAACCAAATATCATCATTAAGAGTTGCTGTGGTTCAAGAAAGAAGGGCAGGAACAAGAAGTACATCGACAAAAAGAGGGCTGCAAAGAGGACTGAGTCTACCATTCCTATCTTTAATATGGAAGATATTGAGGAAGGTGTTGAAG GATATGATGATGAGAGGTCACTCCTGATGTCTCAGAAGAGTTTAGAGAAGCGCTTTGGCCAATCTCCCGTTTTTATTGCAGCCACTTTCATGGAAATGGGAGGTATTCCACCTTCAACCAATCCTGCAACTCTTCTAAAGGAAGCAATTCATGTCATCAGTTGTGGATATGAAGATAAGACAGAATGGGGAAAAGAG ATTGGGTGGATCTATGGTTCTGTGACGGAAGATATTCTGACTGGGTTTAAGATGCACGCTCGCGGGTGGATATCAATTTACTGCATGCCTCCTCGCCCGGCATTCAAGGGATCTGCTCCCATCAATCTTTCTGATCGTTTAAACCAGGTGCTTCGATGGGCTTTGGGTTCCATAGAAATCTTGCTTAGCAGGCATTGTCCTATCTGGTATGGCTACAATGGAAGGCTAAAGCTTTTGGAGAGAATAGCATACATCAATACTATCGTCTACCCTATCACCTCAATTCCACTTATTGCTTACTGTATGCTTCCGGCGTTCTGTCTTTTGACTGGAAAGTTCATCATTCCTGAG ATAAGCAACTTTGCCAGTATGTGGTTCATTCTCCTTTTCGTCTCCATCTTTGCAACGGGTATTCTTGAACTCAGATGGAGTGGGGTTAGCATTGAAGACTGGTGGAGGAACGAGCAATTTTGGGTCATCGGTGGAACTTCAGCTCATCTGTTTGCCGTCTTCCAGGGTCTTCTAAAAGTTCTTGCTGGAATTGATACCAACTTCACTGTGACGTCAAAGGCTAGTGATGATGACGGGGATTTTGCAGAGCTTTATGTGTTCAAATGGACTTCTCTCCTCATCCCTCCCACCACTGTCCTTATTATGAATATGGTTGGTATCGTGGCCGGTGTGTCATATGCCATTAACAGTGGTTACCAGTCTTGGGGTCCTCTCTTTGGTAAGCTGTTCTTTGCATTGTGGGTTATTGTCCATTTATATCCTTTCCTAAAGGGTTTACTGGGAAGGCAAAACCGTACACCTACCATTGTCATTGTCTGGTCCATTCTCCTCGCTTCGATTTTCTCCTTGCTCTGGGTGCGAATTGATCCATTCACCTCGGCCTCGACAAAGGCTGCCAACGGTCAATGTGGTATCAATTGCTAG